One part of the Helicobacter cetorum MIT 99-5656 genome encodes these proteins:
- a CDS encoding multiheme c-type cytochrome: protein MFKSLSFILLVFVGLHAHKNQGYSGASTPGLKIDVPLKVYRELKDEAKGCIECHAKENPGIVDDWRKSRHAHAGVSCIDCHATTKDSPMLTMDGHRGSKIPISVLVSPNVCGKCHEREVKEFHNSGHARGGLQPLAKGNMRELMRMIEGRNHPDLKHAPETTGCFQCHGTVIKLDKNRRPTPETWPTYGIGTAFPDGSVGNCASCHSAHKFSLAESRKPAACASCHLGPDHPDIEVYNNSMHGHIFNAEGNSWNFDAAPGTWKAGDFRAPTCATCHMSGNSKSNTTHNVSRRLKWNMFAPRSELRNGGLESAAKEWAEGFKITKGNILAGNPKGVEAAREEMKAVCKDCHTSTHIDNFFLMGDKNVMLYNTYYDDAVKMRDELKKKGLLDKDPWNDEFQKTFYHLWHHEGRRMRHGGLMGAPDYSHWHGVFEVQQDIRKLKKIYEKRMKSGKIED from the coding sequence ATGTTTAAAAGTTTGAGTTTTATCCTCTTGGTTTTTGTTGGCTTGCATGCCCATAAAAATCAAGGCTATAGTGGTGCTAGCACACCCGGATTAAAAATTGATGTTCCCCTAAAAGTTTATAGAGAGCTAAAAGACGAAGCAAAAGGCTGTATTGAATGCCATGCTAAAGAAAATCCAGGCATTGTAGATGATTGGCGAAAGTCTAGGCATGCACATGCGGGTGTGAGCTGTATTGATTGCCATGCAACGACTAAAGATTCGCCCATGCTTACTATGGATGGGCATAGAGGCTCTAAAATCCCTATTTCTGTATTGGTTTCGCCTAATGTATGTGGCAAATGCCATGAAAGAGAAGTGAAAGAATTTCATAATAGCGGGCATGCAAGGGGTGGCTTACAGCCCTTAGCTAAAGGAAATATGCGAGAGCTTATGCGTATGATTGAAGGCAGAAACCACCCTGATTTAAAGCATGCCCCAGAAACGACTGGGTGCTTTCAATGCCATGGAACGGTGATTAAATTAGATAAAAATCGCCGACCAACCCCAGAAACTTGGCCTACTTATGGTATTGGCACAGCTTTTCCTGATGGTTCTGTAGGCAATTGTGCTTCTTGTCATAGTGCACATAAATTCAGTCTAGCAGAGAGCAGAAAACCAGCTGCTTGTGCATCTTGTCATTTAGGGCCAGACCATCCCGATATTGAAGTGTATAATAACTCTATGCATGGGCATATCTTCAATGCTGAAGGTAATTCCTGGAATTTTGACGCTGCACCTGGAACTTGGAAAGCAGGAGACTTTAGAGCCCCAACTTGTGCAACATGCCACATGAGTGGGAACTCCAAATCTAATACCACGCACAATGTAAGCCGCCGCTTGAAATGGAACATGTTTGCTCCAAGAAGTGAATTAAGAAATGGTGGGCTAGAAAGTGCAGCTAAAGAATGGGCAGAAGGCTTTAAAATCACTAAAGGTAACATTTTAGCAGGCAATCCTAAGGGCGTAGAAGCAGCTAGAGAAGAAATGAAAGCGGTATGTAAAGATTGCCATACCTCAACTCATATTGATAATTTCTTCTTAATGGGCGATAAAAATGTCATGCTTTATAACACCTATTATGATGACGCTGTAAAAATGCGCGATGAGCTTAAAAAGAAAGGCTTATTAGATAAAGACCCATGGAATGATGAATTTCAAAAAACATTCTACCACTTATGGCACCATGAAGGTCGCAGAATGCGTCATGGTGGGCTTATGGGAGCACCAGATTATTCGCATTGGCATGGAGTCTTTGAGGTGCAACAAGATATTCGTAAGCTCAAAAAGATTTATGAAAAGCGCATGAAAAGTGGCAAAATTGAAGATTAA
- a CDS encoding bifunctional proline dehydrogenase/L-glutamate gamma-semialdehyde dehydrogenase, producing the protein MQKIIDDTLELARKLQNSISNNLSEQEKAFHSKMQKLLSNPENKVMLIELMDRSFRCYDNTARFEMIEHVLDKYKSREIFSSFEKLLLMGFLSFGKMLPNMSVPFFVNKIRTDTKAMVLEQEESKLKERILARKNEKITLNVNFIGEEVLGEEEAHTRFEKYSQALKSNYIQYISIKITTIFSQINILDFEYSKKEIVKRLDALYALALEEEQKQGIPKFINLDMEEFRDLELTVESFMESISKFDLNAGIVLQAYIPDSYEYLKKLHAFSKERVSKGLKPIKIRFVKGANMESEETIASVKDWALPTFSSKQDTDSNYNKMLDFILEGDNYKYIHIGTASHNIFEIAYVYTRIHALNDPIALEHFTFEMLEGMSLQASLELKDMHKLILYAPVCDAAHFNNAIAYLVRRLDENTSSDNFMKAFFNLKVDTKEWKDQEQRFLDSLKGIATLDNSTKRTQDRNAKQSGYTTYKNNSFKNESDTDFILKANREWAKKVREKMYNAPILELYPEIDGRFENPNLTPLEVFDKIHNKKIASVHLADEEAILKALEVAKSDKSHFSQKSFEEIHALMSKTAQLFRERRGDLIGISALEVGKTFVETDAEVSEAIDFLEFYPYSLRVLQEQNKETQFTPKGVGVVIAPWNFPVGISVGTIAAPLSAGNRVIYKPSSLSSVTGYKLCECFWDAGVPRDALIYLPAKGSDISKYLLKDESIKFAILTGGEDTAYKMLEANPTLALSAETGGKNATIVSKMADRDQAIKNIVHSAFSNSGQKCSATSLLVLEKEVYEDENFKKTLIDATLSLNVGDPFDFKNKVGTLADKPNEKVQKAMSELEKHEHYEIPVSFVNDNPYLMQPSIKYGTKKGDFTHLTELFTPILSVMKAQDLDDAIEIVNSTGYGLTSALESLDEREWEHYLERIEAGNIYINKPTTGAIVLRQPFGGIKKSAVGFGRKVGIFNYITQFVDIHQEKEDNNILESSLSECLESLTKKGYDEHTHELNRAIFMAKSYAYHYKHEFSQTKDYVKIRGEDNLFSYTKVKNVGYRITESDSLSDMLGIALACLVAQIPLTLSTENKQTNKNLAFFLECLNALNLNAPIFYESLQEFSEKLNGFNRVRYLNHKLDLLHQKASSLGIVLATAKPCLNGRFELLYYHLERSVSISYHRYGNLGSRALEQKACHKSCCH; encoded by the coding sequence ATGCAAAAAATCATTGATGACACACTAGAGTTAGCTAGAAAGCTACAAAATAGTATCAGTAATAATCTAAGCGAACAAGAAAAAGCCTTTCATTCTAAAATGCAAAAGCTTTTGAGTAACCCTGAAAATAAGGTCATGCTCATAGAGCTTATGGATAGAAGTTTTAGATGTTATGATAATACGGCTCGTTTTGAAATGATTGAGCATGTTTTAGACAAATATAAAAGCCGTGAGATTTTTTCTTCCTTTGAAAAATTGCTTTTAATGGGATTTTTAAGCTTTGGAAAAATGCTCCCTAATATGAGCGTGCCATTTTTTGTGAATAAGATTAGAACCGACACCAAAGCTATGGTTTTAGAGCAAGAAGAAAGCAAGCTAAAAGAACGCATTTTAGCCAGAAAAAACGAAAAAATCACCTTGAATGTGAATTTTATCGGCGAAGAAGTTTTAGGCGAAGAAGAGGCTCATACACGCTTTGAAAAATACTCACAAGCTTTGAAATCTAACTACATTCAATATATCTCCATTAAAATCACTACGATTTTTTCTCAAATCAATATCCTTGATTTTGAATACTCCAAAAAAGAAATTGTCAAACGCTTAGACGCTCTTTATGCCCTAGCCTTAGAAGAAGAGCAAAAGCAAGGCATTCCCAAATTTATCAACCTAGATATGGAAGAATTTAGAGACTTAGAACTCACGGTGGAGTCTTTTATGGAAAGTATCTCTAAATTTGATTTGAATGCGGGTATTGTGTTGCAAGCCTATATTCCTGATTCTTATGAATATTTGAAAAAATTACACGCCTTTTCTAAAGAAAGGGTTTCAAAAGGATTAAAACCTATAAAAATTCGCTTTGTTAAGGGAGCGAATATGGAGAGCGAAGAGACCATTGCGTCTGTAAAAGACTGGGCGTTGCCTACATTTTCTAGCAAACAAGACACCGATTCTAATTACAATAAAATGCTAGATTTTATTTTAGAAGGCGATAATTATAAATACATTCACATCGGCACAGCCAGCCATAATATCTTTGAAATCGCTTATGTATACACCCGCATTCATGCTCTAAATGACCCTATCGCATTAGAGCATTTTACCTTTGAAATGCTAGAAGGCATGAGCTTACAAGCAAGCCTAGAATTAAAAGACATGCATAAACTCATTTTATACGCTCCGGTTTGTGATGCAGCACATTTTAACAATGCGATTGCTTACTTAGTAAGAAGATTAGACGAAAACACATCAAGCGATAACTTTATGAAAGCTTTCTTCAATCTCAAAGTAGACACCAAAGAATGGAAAGACCAAGAACAACGCTTTTTAGACAGCCTTAAAGGCATTGCTACTTTGGATAATTCTACGAAGAGAACCCAAGATAGAAACGCCAAACAAAGCGGATACACCACTTATAAAAACAACTCCTTTAAAAACGAAAGCGATACGGATTTTATCCTAAAAGCCAACAGAGAGTGGGCTAAAAAAGTGCGTGAAAAAATGTATAACGCCCCTATTTTGGAGCTTTACCCAGAGATTGATGGGCGCTTTGAAAACCCTAATCTAACCCCCTTAGAAGTCTTTGACAAAATCCATAATAAAAAAATCGCAAGCGTGCATTTAGCTGATGAAGAAGCGATTTTAAAAGCCTTAGAAGTAGCCAAAAGCGATAAAAGCCATTTTAGTCAAAAAAGCTTTGAAGAAATTCATGCTTTAATGAGCAAGACCGCTCAACTTTTTAGAGAAAGAAGGGGCGATTTAATAGGCATTTCTGCTTTAGAAGTAGGTAAAACCTTTGTAGAAACGGACGCCGAAGTGAGCGAAGCTATTGATTTCTTAGAATTTTATCCTTATAGCTTAAGGGTGTTACAAGAGCAAAACAAAGAAACACAATTCACCCCAAAAGGTGTGGGCGTGGTGATTGCCCCATGGAATTTTCCTGTAGGCATTTCTGTAGGCACTATTGCAGCCCCTTTGAGTGCCGGAAATAGAGTGATTTATAAGCCTTCAAGTTTATCTAGCGTAACTGGTTACAAGCTTTGTGAATGCTTTTGGGATGCGGGTGTGCCTCGAGATGCGCTCATTTACTTGCCTGCTAAGGGGAGTGATATTAGCAAGTATCTCTTAAAAGATGAGAGTATAAAGTTTGCTATTCTCACAGGGGGCGAAGACACCGCTTATAAAATGCTAGAAGCTAACCCTACTTTGGCTTTGAGCGCAGAAACTGGTGGTAAAAACGCCACTATTGTAAGCAAAATGGCAGACAGAGACCAAGCCATTAAAAATATCGTGCATTCAGCCTTTAGTAATTCCGGACAAAAATGCTCCGCCACTTCGCTTTTAGTGTTAGAAAAAGAAGTCTATGAAGATGAAAATTTTAAAAAGACCTTAATAGATGCTACCTTAAGCCTTAATGTGGGCGACCCGTTTGATTTCAAAAATAAAGTTGGCACTCTAGCAGACAAACCTAATGAAAAAGTGCAAAAAGCGATGAGTGAATTAGAAAAACACGAGCATTACGAAATTCCTGTTTCCTTTGTGAATGATAACCCCTATTTGATGCAACCAAGCATAAAATACGGCACTAAAAAAGGCGATTTCACACACTTAACAGAGCTTTTTACCCCTATACTATCTGTAATGAAAGCACAAGATTTAGATGATGCCATAGAGATAGTTAATTCTACCGGTTATGGTCTTACAAGTGCGTTAGAGTCTTTAGATGAAAGGGAGTGGGAGCATTATTTAGAGCGTATTGAAGCGGGTAATATTTATATCAATAAGCCTACCACAGGAGCCATAGTCTTACGCCAACCTTTTGGGGGGATTAAAAAATCTGCCGTAGGTTTTGGAAGAAAGGTGGGGATTTTTAACTACATTACGCAATTTGTGGATATTCATCAAGAAAAAGAAGATAATAATATCTTAGAAAGTAGCTTGAGTGAGTGTCTAGAGAGCCTAACCAAAAAAGGCTATGACGAGCATACTCACGAATTAAATCGTGCGATTTTTATGGCAAAAAGCTATGCCTACCATTATAAACATGAATTTAGTCAAACCAAAGATTATGTCAAAATTAGGGGCGAAGACAATCTCTTTTCTTACACTAAGGTTAAAAATGTCGGCTATCGCATTACAGAAAGTGATAGCTTAAGCGATATGCTAGGCATTGCTCTAGCGTGCCTAGTCGCTCAAATCCCTTTAACTCTTAGCACAGAAAACAAGCAAACAAACAAGAATTTGGCGTTCTTTTTAGAATGTTTAAACGCTCTTAATTTGAACGCTCCTATTTTTTATGAAAGTTTGCAAGAATTTAGCGAAAAATTGAATGGATTTAATCGGGTGCGTTATTTGAATCACAAGCTGGATTTATTACACCAAAAAGCGAGTTCCTTAGGAATTGTGTTGGCCACTGCTAAACCTTGCTTGAATGGGCGTTTTGAATTGCTTTATTATCATTTGGAGCGTTCAGTCAGCATTTCTTATCATCGTTATGGGAATCTAGGCTCAAGAGCTTTAGAACAAAAAGCATGTCATAAATCATGTTGTCATTAA
- the putP gene encoding sodium/proline symporter PutP, whose amino-acid sequence MEQVVLSTPIVTMFIAYSLLMLYIGFYFYRQNETTEDYFLGNRSMGPVISALSAGASDMSGWLLMGLPGALYVGGLINSHIAIGLSLGALINWVFVAKRLRIYTSVIANSITISDYFETRFSDDKHILRLISAFVILIFFIFYISSGLVSGAKLFEATFGIQYTHALSIGTLIIVSYTFLGGYKAVCWTDLIQGLLMMGALIVVPIVMVSHIGGLEESLKIIKEIKPENLSFLQGSSLVAIISSLAWGLGYFGQPHILVRFMSIRSIKDVPKATTIGISWMVVSLIGACVMGLLGIAYVHKFDLSLEDPEKIFIVMSQLLFNPWIAGILLSAILAAVMSTASSQLLVSSSTIAEDFYAMIFNKNAPQKLVMTISRLSVLGVACIAFFISTDRNASVLSIVSYAWAGFGASFGSVILFSLFWERMTRIGAIAGMLSGASTVILYDKFGKGFLDIYEIVPGFIVASIAIIVFSLFSNVRAGTREAFETMLREIESLKH is encoded by the coding sequence ATGGAACAAGTTGTTTTAAGCACCCCTATTGTTACAATGTTTATCGCTTATTCACTTTTGATGCTCTATATCGGTTTTTATTTTTATAGACAAAATGAAACCACTGAAGATTACTTCTTAGGCAATCGCTCTATGGGTCCTGTGATTAGTGCTCTGAGTGCGGGAGCCTCTGATATGAGTGGGTGGCTTTTAATGGGTTTACCTGGAGCTTTGTATGTGGGGGGGCTAATCAACTCACACATCGCTATAGGGTTGAGTTTGGGCGCATTGATTAACTGGGTTTTTGTGGCTAAACGCTTACGCATTTATACAAGTGTTATCGCTAATTCTATTACCATTTCGGATTATTTTGAGACTCGTTTTAGCGATGATAAACACATTCTACGCTTGATTTCAGCCTTTGTGATTTTAATCTTCTTTATTTTCTATATTTCTTCAGGGCTAGTGAGTGGGGCTAAACTCTTTGAAGCGACCTTTGGCATTCAATACACCCATGCCCTAAGCATTGGCACTCTTATCATCGTTTCTTATACTTTCTTAGGGGGGTATAAGGCGGTGTGCTGGACAGATTTGATTCAAGGGCTTTTGATGATGGGTGCTTTAATTGTTGTGCCGATTGTTATGGTAAGTCATATCGGTGGGCTTGAAGAGAGCCTAAAAATCATTAAAGAAATCAAGCCTGAAAACCTTTCTTTTTTACAAGGCTCTAGCTTAGTTGCCATTATTTCAAGCCTTGCTTGGGGCTTAGGCTATTTTGGACAACCCCATATCTTAGTGCGTTTTATGTCTATCCGCTCTATTAAAGATGTTCCAAAAGCCACCACCATTGGCATTTCTTGGATGGTAGTTTCTTTAATTGGAGCGTGTGTTATGGGGCTTTTGGGTATTGCTTATGTGCATAAATTTGATTTAAGCTTAGAAGACCCTGAAAAGATTTTTATCGTGATGAGTCAATTACTCTTTAACCCTTGGATTGCTGGGATTTTACTGAGTGCAATTCTAGCTGCTGTGATGAGCACAGCTAGTTCGCAACTACTTGTAAGCTCTTCTACGATTGCTGAAGACTTTTATGCCATGATTTTTAATAAAAATGCCCCCCAAAAACTTGTGATGACTATCTCTAGGCTTTCGGTGCTTGGCGTAGCTTGTATTGCCTTTTTCATCTCAACTGATAGGAATGCGAGCGTTTTAAGTATTGTTAGTTATGCATGGGCAGGATTTGGTGCGAGCTTTGGCTCTGTGATTTTATTCTCACTCTTTTGGGAAAGAATGACAAGAATTGGAGCGATTGCTGGCATGCTCTCTGGGGCTAGCACGGTGATTTTATACGACAAATTTGGCAAAGGCTTTTTAGATATTTATGAAATTGTTCCGGGCTTTATTGTAGCAAGCATAGCTATTATTGTGTTTAGCTTGTTTTCCAATGTGCGTGCAGGCACTAGAGAGGCGTTTGAAACCATGCTTAGAGAAATTGAAAGCTTAAAACATTAA
- a CDS encoding DNA cytosine methyltransferase — MLSNKTLTCISLFSGAGVGCYGLREEGFECIATNEILEKRLNIQKINHKCKFDESYICGDIKELETKEKILKQIEFYSKNFDNDRVDLMIATPPCQGMSVANHKKKNDEIKRNSLVVESIELIKQIKPRFFILENVPSFYKTGCIDKNDNLLEIGTMIEQNLSGDYMLYNEVINFKNYGANSSRTRTLVIGVCKDFKDFVSVLEFFPDFQKEKTLKEIIGSLKSLNWGEFDSTDFYHSFRTYPKHMQEWIKDLKEGQSAFDNTELNKKPHRVIDGQIVLNVSKNGDKYKRQRYDSIAPCIHTRNDQMASQNTIHPKDNRVFSIRELMLLMNIPSGFRWLNLELEKLNTLSQKEKEKISKQNEMNIRQSIGEAVPTIIFKQVALKIKNFMSQIHLSYKEIIKLIDTHTLQEPQNLKRFILKNKNQISRASLISLAEMANSKRTEKSAYFTNPFIVNEIAKLLPSFKQDSITIIEPSVGCGNFLSVLFKKYASIGKVYLKCIDIDKNSLEILEILYKDYIPNNFEIELICADFLTCKCDKVDLIVGNPPFSKTLEKFKDCSLSLTNLAGVFLEKSLKLAEYIALIMPKNLLNTKEYAQTRTKLEKKGIKAILDFGELGFRGVLIETIAIITQKSKEILVRSLPLNLSIEQKPSYIFDKQLPYWVIYRNAFFDSVFNSMQFGIFDVFRDRQITNSNSTLIKNDIAVIKSRNIDEKGNIISIKNYDSYIQKEILDKFKVSSFLDRDDVYLTPNMTYKPRLLKKEKGYVVNGSMAILIPKNPISLSKEQCNYISSIEFRDFYKIARNYQTRTLNIDSMSCWWFGILKDS, encoded by the coding sequence ATGCTTTCCAATAAAACTTTAACCTGTATTTCTTTATTTTCTGGGGCGGGGGTGGGGTGCTATGGACTTAGAGAAGAGGGGTTTGAATGCATTGCGACTAATGAGATTTTAGAAAAACGCTTGAATATCCAAAAAATTAATCATAAATGTAAATTTGATGAAAGCTATATCTGTGGAGATATTAAAGAGTTAGAAACCAAAGAAAAAATTTTAAAACAAATTGAGTTTTATTCTAAAAATTTTGATAATGACAGAGTTGATTTAATGATAGCAACCCCACCTTGTCAAGGTATGAGCGTAGCTAATCATAAAAAGAAAAATGATGAAATCAAACGAAACTCTTTGGTCGTTGAGAGTATTGAGCTTATCAAACAAATTAAACCTAGATTTTTTATTTTAGAAAATGTGCCTAGTTTTTATAAAACAGGTTGTATAGATAAAAATGACAATTTATTAGAAATAGGAACTATGATAGAGCAAAATTTGAGTGGTGATTATATGCTCTATAATGAAGTGATAAATTTTAAGAATTACGGAGCAAATTCAAGCCGAACAAGAACCTTAGTTATAGGAGTTTGTAAAGATTTTAAAGATTTTGTAAGCGTGTTAGAATTTTTTCCTGATTTTCAAAAAGAAAAAACATTAAAAGAAATAATTGGCTCATTAAAATCGCTTAATTGGGGCGAATTTGATAGCACAGATTTTTATCATAGTTTTAGAACTTACCCAAAGCATATGCAAGAATGGATTAAGGATTTAAAAGAAGGACAGAGTGCGTTTGATAATACAGAATTAAATAAAAAACCCCATAGAGTAATTGATGGTCAAATTGTCTTAAATGTTTCTAAAAATGGCGACAAGTATAAAAGACAAAGATATGACAGCATAGCCCCATGTATTCATACAAGAAACGACCAAATGGCTAGCCAAAACACCATCCACCCCAAAGACAATAGGGTATTTTCTATTAGAGAGCTTATGCTTTTAATGAATATTCCTAGTGGTTTTAGATGGTTGAATTTAGAACTAGAAAAATTAAACACCCTTAGTCAAAAAGAAAAAGAAAAAATTTCTAAACAAAATGAAATGAATATTAGACAGAGTATTGGAGAGGCAGTCCCTACGATTATTTTTAAGCAAGTTGCTTTAAAAATTAAAAATTTTATGTCTCAAATTCATTTAAGTTATAAAGAAATTATTAAACTTATTGACACGCACACTTTGCAAGAGCCACAAAATTTAAAGCGATTTATTTTGAAAAATAAAAATCAAATTTCAAGGGCTAGTCTAATTAGTTTAGCAGAAATGGCTAATTCTAAACGCACAGAAAAAAGTGCGTATTTTACAAACCCTTTCATCGTTAATGAAATCGCTAAGTTATTGCCAAGTTTTAAACAAGATAGTATCACAATCATAGAACCAAGTGTAGGGTGTGGAAACTTTCTAAGTGTGCTTTTCAAAAAATATGCCTCTATTGGAAAAGTTTATTTAAAGTGTATAGATATTGATAAAAACAGCTTAGAAATTTTAGAGATTTTATATAAAGATTACATTCCTAACAATTTTGAAATAGAATTAATTTGTGCGGATTTTTTAACTTGTAAATGCGATAAAGTAGATTTAATTGTAGGTAATCCCCCTTTTAGTAAAACGCTTGAAAAATTTAAAGATTGCAGTTTAAGTTTAACCAATTTAGCAGGGGTATTTTTAGAAAAATCTTTAAAATTAGCAGAGTATATCGCTTTGATTATGCCTAAAAACCTTTTAAATACTAAAGAATATGCACAAACTAGAACTAAGCTTGAAAAAAAGGGTATAAAAGCTATTTTAGATTTTGGCGAGCTTGGTTTTAGGGGGGTTTTAATAGAAACCATTGCTATTATCACACAAAAATCAAAAGAAATTTTGGTGCGCTCATTACCCCTAAATCTAAGCATAGAGCAAAAACCAAGCTATATATTTGACAAGCAATTGCCCTATTGGGTCATTTATCGTAATGCTTTTTTTGATAGTGTGTTTAACTCTATGCAATTTGGTATTTTTGATGTCTTTAGAGACAGACAAATCACTAATTCTAATTCTACCTTGATTAAAAATGATATTGCTGTGATTAAATCTCGCAACATTGATGAAAAAGGCAACATTATAAGCATTAAAAACTATGATAGTTATATCCAAAAAGAAATTTTAGATAAATTTAAAGTCTCTTCATTTTTAGATAGAGATGATGTCTATTTAACGCCCAATATGACCTATAAGCCAAGGCTTTTGAAAAAAGAAAAGGGCTATGTGGTTAATGGCTCTATGGCTATTTTAATCCCTAAAAATCCTATATCTTTAAGCAAAGAACAATGCAATTATATTTCTAGCATTGAATTTAGAGATTTTTATAAAATTGCTAGAAATTATCAAACACGCACCTTAAATATTGATAGCATGAGTTGTTGGTGGTTTGGAATTTTAAAGGATAGCTAA
- the pdxA gene encoding 4-hydroxythreonine-4-phosphate dehydrogenase, with amino-acid sequence MVKKKIAISCGDIQGISLELILKSHKEVSKLCEPLYIVDSKLLVQANQLLHNAYDIKSLRTLAINAPLPLLDSSTIGKVDATSGAYSFESFKKACELADNKEVDGICTMPINKLAWQQAQIPYVGHTDFLKQRYKEHEIIMMLGCSKLFVGLFTDHVPLSKVSELIQTKALMKFLLAFQKSTQAKLIQVCGFNPHAGEDGLFGKEDKKILKAIQQCNEMLGFECCLGPLSADSAFSYRRRAITPFYVSMSHDAGLAPLKALYFDESINVSLNAPILRTSTDHGTAFDIAYQNKASNKSYLNAISYLV; translated from the coding sequence ATGGTTAAAAAGAAAATTGCCATTAGTTGTGGGGATATTCAAGGTATCAGTTTAGAGCTAATTTTAAAAAGCCATAAAGAAGTGAGCAAACTCTGTGAACCACTATACATTGTTGATAGCAAGCTTTTAGTTCAGGCCAACCAGTTACTTCATAACGCCTATGACATTAAATCTCTTAGAACACTTGCTATCAACGCCCCTTTACCTTTGCTAGATTCTAGCACGATAGGAAAAGTGGATGCAACAAGTGGGGCGTATAGCTTTGAAAGTTTTAAAAAAGCTTGTGAGTTAGCAGATAATAAAGAAGTTGATGGGATTTGCACCATGCCTATTAACAAGCTTGCATGGCAACAAGCCCAAATTCCTTATGTGGGGCATACCGATTTTTTAAAGCAACGCTATAAAGAGCATGAAATCATTATGATGCTTGGGTGCTCTAAGCTCTTTGTGGGGCTATTCACTGACCATGTGCCTTTAAGTAAGGTTTCTGAACTTATTCAAACTAAGGCTTTAATGAAGTTTTTATTAGCCTTTCAAAAAAGCACTCAAGCCAAACTTATTCAGGTGTGTGGCTTTAATCCCCATGCGGGCGAAGATGGCTTATTTGGAAAAGAAGATAAAAAGATTCTAAAAGCGATTCAACAATGTAATGAAATGCTAGGCTTTGAATGCTGTCTAGGGCCTTTGAGCGCTGATAGTGCTTTTAGTTATAGAAGAAGGGCTATAACACCCTTTTATGTGAGCATGAGCCATGACGCTGGCTTAGCCCCTTTAAAAGCTCTCTATTTTGATGAAAGCATTAATGTAAGCTTGAATGCCCCCATTTTACGCACTTCTACTGACCATGGCACAGCGTTTGACATTGCTTATCAAAACAAAGCGAGCAATAAAAGCTATTTGAATGCGATTAGTTATTTGGTTTAA